A single Pseudodesulfovibrio aespoeensis Aspo-2 DNA region contains:
- the gatC gene encoding Asp-tRNA(Asn)/Glu-tRNA(Gln) amidotransferase subunit GatC, whose translation MKISPEQVAKVARLARLDLPQDKLELFAGQLGDILGHMDKLGELDTASVEPMYSPVEHTTVLRADEARKEHGRDEVLANAPGHDGQFFIVPRIV comes from the coding sequence ATGAAGATCAGCCCGGAACAGGTGGCCAAGGTCGCGCGTCTGGCACGCCTTGACCTGCCGCAGGACAAGCTGGAGCTGTTTGCCGGACAGCTGGGCGACATCCTGGGCCACATGGACAAGCTCGGAGAGCTGGACACAGCCAGCGTCGAGCCCATGTACAGCCCGGTGGAGCACACCACGGTGCTGCGGGCCGACGAGGCGCGCAAGGAGCATGGCCGGGACGAGGTGCTGGCCAATGCGCCCGGGCACGACGGCCAGTTCTTCATCGTCCCCAGGATCGTCTAA